A single Megachile rotundata isolate GNS110a chromosome 9, iyMegRotu1, whole genome shotgun sequence DNA region contains:
- the stum gene encoding mechanosensory transduction mediator stumble isoform X1, with product MSVDMQLFRGPPTWRTSSRCVGIVRSGWRLDRRYSCESDNGSRRALHSAGLHEGLELWGLKRMRRIDDGHVARPPPFRVLAAPDNYLSPPTLPPPPPRAPEPYKVAPSSTSSSRAHRRSSFVIIADSRPASPETRTPSPTLAAGRVSPFRGRGFKGPPPRSKSRPQSPEVNDTRRRGRNDRRVSVSQQSSPRRSLIPQPTRQRSTSLGKSNERLSSPKIGRRVDSRTRLNTTESRNRLNAYSGSKTNLATRRQVTKTGSKLSPIQGTPTKPEKTPQSTRRDRPRETKASPTRQQKSPSRNPRNPKRPSQEKTPASKERLTSPSKIPLKTNRVNSLNPARFITLNQPGDKKKVDKGSKDVQEQPAESGQSSKSEAGSKESEKNSDQVGELNLIDLLKQTSGATGTSSVVNTTATTAVQPLHIDANAVLLEKDSDKKSPNQDPASGKSSTSSNEDIVTRQTSVTNDDRPKASKANNHRKGTESRTDSPVPSEKNSTKNASKISATKTDSAKTRNAPNDQTSVSKNQKMEESGSVQSATTNSAKSSEVELVHDSTKSQSHEGHRTVVTIASATPRDDPKPAPKSANNSETKSVTNSATMKSNVVETKNNVSVTVGAVNNDAKNVNSAGVKPRTANHGSGASVKSSAGVSIESIESVRSTDTGVSVDTVKGVSSPREKTGMHVVKRAQEIETLSGNVVHLEQNGEPAVLAAANGVGERPPERLLTRWKRSLDRCGECCRSMRCLACRTNPKGLAWPGKHARTTTIKRNEQLPANAASDNAPPGCWPRFKNRCRCKRLREMKCCSRKSRIAPAEATACCPPERKFGAICRRLFDSCKCKRNAEAERTRNIRAKHSLTSVAPPPLSEEPKAKIPDVLVEHNSLMRGAIPCLPVPLAWFCLVWNVLLPGSGTVWSGIFNLCTGQPRFSSVAGVKSRLGAFVVNLMVGVGQLFTVLFCLVGWGWSIWWGVTLVRLARKYKRFKASEAAINDPEARGEPAALPPGVPSHALRGMERTR from the exons ATGTCAGTGGACATGCAACTGTTTCGTGGACCACCGACCTGGAGAACCTCGTCTAGGTGCGTTGGCATCGTCCGCTCCGGATGGCGCTTGGATCGTCGCTATTCCT gTGAGAGCGATAACGGATCTCGGCGTGCTTTGCATTCTGCTGGTCTGCATGAAGGACTCGAG CTTTGGGGCCTCAAAAGGATGAGGCGGATAGACGACGGCCATGTTGCAAGACCACCACCGTTCAGGGTGCTCGCGGCACCCGACAATTATTTGTCGCCTCCGACGTTACCGCCACCCCCGCCGCGTGCACCCGAGCCTTACAAGGTTGCACCCTCCTCCACGTCGTCCTCGAGGGCGCATAGGCGATCCAGTTTCGTGATTATCGCCGATTCCAGACCTGCATCTCCGGAAACAAGGACCCCGTCGCCGACTTTGGCCGCCGGCAGGGTCTCGCCTTTTCGAGGACGCGGATTCAAGGGCCCGCCACCGCGATCCAAGTCCAGACCACAATCACCCGAAGTTAACGATACCCGCAGGAGGGGCAGAAACGATCGTCGAG TTTCAGTATCGCAGCAAAGCAGCCCAAGAAGAAGCCTGATACCACAGCCAACCCGCCAGCGCTCGACGTCTCTGGGCAAATCGAACGAGCGTCTCTCCTCTCCAAAAATCGGTCGGCGCGTGGATTCCAGGACTCGTTTGAATACCACGGAGTCCCGGAATCGCCTGAATGCCTACAGCGGCAGCAAAACGAACCTCGCGACGCGTCGTCAGGTCACGAAGACGGGCAGCAAGCTCTCACCTATTCAGGGAACTCCGACGAAGCCGGAGAAGACGCCACAATCCACGCGCAGAGATCGTCCGAGGGAAACGAAGGCATCGCCGACGCGACAGCAGAAGTCTCCGTCCAGGAATCCCAGGAACCCGAAGAGGCCGAGTCAGGAAAAGACCCCTGCGAGCAAAGAGCGTCTGACGTCTCCCTCGAAGATTCCCTTGAAGACGAACAGGGTGAATTCCTTGAACCCAGCCAGGTTCATCACCCTCAACCAGCCTGGGGATAAAAAGAAGGTAGACAAGGGGTCCAAGGATGTTCAAGAACAGCCAGCCGAGTCTGGTCAGAGCAGCAAATCGGAGGCCGGCTCGAAGGAGAGCGAGAAGAACTCTGACCAGGTCGGCGAACTGAACCTGATAGACTTGTTGAAGCAAACTTCGGGAGCTACCGGAACTTCCAGTGTGGTGAACACTACGGCAACGACTGCTGTTCAGCCGCTGCACATAGACGCCAACGCGGTGCTGCTGGAGAAGGACTCGGACAAGAAGAGTCCGAACCAGGACCCGGCGAGTGGGAAATCGTCGACCTCGAGCAACGAGGATATTGTCACCAGGCAGACTTCTGTGACGAACGATGATCGGCCGAAGGCTAGTAAGGCTAACAACCATCGGAAAGGTACGGAGAGCAGGACCGACTCTCCGGTTCCGAGCGAGAAGAACTCGACGAAGAATGCTAGCAAGATCAGCGCGACGAAGACGGATTCCGCTAAGACTAGGAACGCACCGAACGATCAGACGAGTGTTTCGAAGAATCAGAAGATGGAGGAGTCAGGATCGGTGCAGTCCGCGACTACCAACTCGGCCAAAAGCAGCGAGGTCGAGCTGGTCCACGACTCCACGAAGAGTCAGAGTCACGAAGGTCACAGGACAGTGGTTACCATCGCGAGTGCGACTCCGAGGGACGACCCGAAACCAGCTCCGAAATCCGCTAACAACTCGGAAACGAAGAGCGTGACGAACTCGGCGACCATGAAGAGCAACGTTGTGGAGACGAAGAATAACGTGTCGGTCACGGTTGGTGCAGTGAACAATGATGCGAAAAATGTGAATAGCGCCGGGGTGAAACCGCGAACGGCCAACCATGGAAGTGGTGCGTCGGTGAAGTCGTCCGCGGGGGTGtcgatcgaatcgatcgagAGCGTTAGGTCCACGGACACGGGGGTGAGTGTGGACACTGTTAAAGGGGTGTCGTCGCCGAGGGAGAAGACTGGTATGCACGTGGTGAAACGGGCGCAGGAGATCGAGACTCTGAGCGGGAACGTGGTGCATTTGGAACAAAATGGAGAACCTGC GGTGCTGGCAGCAGCGAACGGCGTTGGTGAACGACCTCCCGAAAGACTCTTAACGCGGTGGAAAAGATCTTTGGATCGTTGCGGCGAGTGTTGTCGCAGTATGAGGTGTCTTGCCTGTCGTACCAATCCCAAGGGATTAGCCTGGCCCGGAAAACATGCCAGGACAACCACCATTAAAAGGAACGAACAGCTTCCGGCGAACGCTGCGAGTGACAACGCTCCTCCTGGCTGTTGGCCGAGATTCAAGAACAGATGCAG GTGCAAACGGCTCAGGGAAATGAAATGTTGCTCAAGAAAATCGAGGATCGCACCTGCAGAGGCCACTGCTTGTTGTCCTCCGGAAAGGAAATTCGGTGCGATTTGTCGTCGGCTATTCGACAGCTGCAAATGCAAGAGAAACGCTGAAGCAGAACGCACAAGAAACATACGTGCCAAGCACAGTCTTACCAGCGTAGCACCGCCCCCCTTATCAGAG GAACCAAAAGCTAAGATACCGGATGTACTGGTGGAGCACAATTCTCTAATGCGTGGCGCCATTCCATGTCTACCTGTTCCTCTCGCCTGGTTTTGTCTCGTTTGGAACGTTCTACTGCCTGGTTCCG GTACCGTTTGGAGCGGAATTTTCAACTTATGCACAGGTCAGCCAAGATTCTCATCGGTGGCTGGGGTGAAATCGAGACTTGGGGCATTCGTGGTAAATCTGATGGTCGGGGTGGGTCAATTATTCACCGTTTTATTCTGCCTGGTTGGGTGGGGCTGGAGTATTTGGTGGGGCGTCACTCTGGTCCGTTTAGCCA GGAAATACAAGAGATTCAAGGCGTCCGAAGCAGCCATAAACGACCCGGAAGCGAGAGGCGAACCAGCTGCTTTACCCCCGGGTGTGCCGAGTCACGCGCTAAGAGGGATGGAACGTACGCGATAA
- the stum gene encoding mechanosensory transduction mediator stumble isoform X2, producing the protein MRRIDDGHVARPPPFRVLAAPDNYLSPPTLPPPPPRAPEPYKVAPSSTSSSRAHRRSSFVIIADSRPASPETRTPSPTLAAGRVSPFRGRGFKGPPPRSKSRPQSPEVNDTRRRGRNDRRVSVSQQSSPRRSLIPQPTRQRSTSLGKSNERLSSPKIGRRVDSRTRLNTTESRNRLNAYSGSKTNLATRRQVTKTGSKLSPIQGTPTKPEKTPQSTRRDRPRETKASPTRQQKSPSRNPRNPKRPSQEKTPASKERLTSPSKIPLKTNRVNSLNPARFITLNQPGDKKKVDKGSKDVQEQPAESGQSSKSEAGSKESEKNSDQVGELNLIDLLKQTSGATGTSSVVNTTATTAVQPLHIDANAVLLEKDSDKKSPNQDPASGKSSTSSNEDIVTRQTSVTNDDRPKASKANNHRKGTESRTDSPVPSEKNSTKNASKISATKTDSAKTRNAPNDQTSVSKNQKMEESGSVQSATTNSAKSSEVELVHDSTKSQSHEGHRTVVTIASATPRDDPKPAPKSANNSETKSVTNSATMKSNVVETKNNVSVTVGAVNNDAKNVNSAGVKPRTANHGSGASVKSSAGVSIESIESVRSTDTGVSVDTVKGVSSPREKTGMHVVKRAQEIETLSGNVVHLEQNGEPAVLAAANGVGERPPERLLTRWKRSLDRCGECCRSMRCLACRTNPKGLAWPGKHARTTTIKRNEQLPANAASDNAPPGCWPRFKNRCRCKRLREMKCCSRKSRIAPAEATACCPPERKFGAICRRLFDSCKCKRNAEAERTRNIRAKHSLTSVAPPPLSEEPKAKIPDVLVEHNSLMRGAIPCLPVPLAWFCLVWNVLLPGSGTVWSGIFNLCTGQPRFSSVAGVKSRLGAFVVNLMVGVGQLFTVLFCLVGWGWSIWWGVTLVRLARKYKRFKASEAAINDPEARGEPAALPPGVPSHALRGMERTR; encoded by the exons ATGAGGCGGATAGACGACGGCCATGTTGCAAGACCACCACCGTTCAGGGTGCTCGCGGCACCCGACAATTATTTGTCGCCTCCGACGTTACCGCCACCCCCGCCGCGTGCACCCGAGCCTTACAAGGTTGCACCCTCCTCCACGTCGTCCTCGAGGGCGCATAGGCGATCCAGTTTCGTGATTATCGCCGATTCCAGACCTGCATCTCCGGAAACAAGGACCCCGTCGCCGACTTTGGCCGCCGGCAGGGTCTCGCCTTTTCGAGGACGCGGATTCAAGGGCCCGCCACCGCGATCCAAGTCCAGACCACAATCACCCGAAGTTAACGATACCCGCAGGAGGGGCAGAAACGATCGTCGAG TTTCAGTATCGCAGCAAAGCAGCCCAAGAAGAAGCCTGATACCACAGCCAACCCGCCAGCGCTCGACGTCTCTGGGCAAATCGAACGAGCGTCTCTCCTCTCCAAAAATCGGTCGGCGCGTGGATTCCAGGACTCGTTTGAATACCACGGAGTCCCGGAATCGCCTGAATGCCTACAGCGGCAGCAAAACGAACCTCGCGACGCGTCGTCAGGTCACGAAGACGGGCAGCAAGCTCTCACCTATTCAGGGAACTCCGACGAAGCCGGAGAAGACGCCACAATCCACGCGCAGAGATCGTCCGAGGGAAACGAAGGCATCGCCGACGCGACAGCAGAAGTCTCCGTCCAGGAATCCCAGGAACCCGAAGAGGCCGAGTCAGGAAAAGACCCCTGCGAGCAAAGAGCGTCTGACGTCTCCCTCGAAGATTCCCTTGAAGACGAACAGGGTGAATTCCTTGAACCCAGCCAGGTTCATCACCCTCAACCAGCCTGGGGATAAAAAGAAGGTAGACAAGGGGTCCAAGGATGTTCAAGAACAGCCAGCCGAGTCTGGTCAGAGCAGCAAATCGGAGGCCGGCTCGAAGGAGAGCGAGAAGAACTCTGACCAGGTCGGCGAACTGAACCTGATAGACTTGTTGAAGCAAACTTCGGGAGCTACCGGAACTTCCAGTGTGGTGAACACTACGGCAACGACTGCTGTTCAGCCGCTGCACATAGACGCCAACGCGGTGCTGCTGGAGAAGGACTCGGACAAGAAGAGTCCGAACCAGGACCCGGCGAGTGGGAAATCGTCGACCTCGAGCAACGAGGATATTGTCACCAGGCAGACTTCTGTGACGAACGATGATCGGCCGAAGGCTAGTAAGGCTAACAACCATCGGAAAGGTACGGAGAGCAGGACCGACTCTCCGGTTCCGAGCGAGAAGAACTCGACGAAGAATGCTAGCAAGATCAGCGCGACGAAGACGGATTCCGCTAAGACTAGGAACGCACCGAACGATCAGACGAGTGTTTCGAAGAATCAGAAGATGGAGGAGTCAGGATCGGTGCAGTCCGCGACTACCAACTCGGCCAAAAGCAGCGAGGTCGAGCTGGTCCACGACTCCACGAAGAGTCAGAGTCACGAAGGTCACAGGACAGTGGTTACCATCGCGAGTGCGACTCCGAGGGACGACCCGAAACCAGCTCCGAAATCCGCTAACAACTCGGAAACGAAGAGCGTGACGAACTCGGCGACCATGAAGAGCAACGTTGTGGAGACGAAGAATAACGTGTCGGTCACGGTTGGTGCAGTGAACAATGATGCGAAAAATGTGAATAGCGCCGGGGTGAAACCGCGAACGGCCAACCATGGAAGTGGTGCGTCGGTGAAGTCGTCCGCGGGGGTGtcgatcgaatcgatcgagAGCGTTAGGTCCACGGACACGGGGGTGAGTGTGGACACTGTTAAAGGGGTGTCGTCGCCGAGGGAGAAGACTGGTATGCACGTGGTGAAACGGGCGCAGGAGATCGAGACTCTGAGCGGGAACGTGGTGCATTTGGAACAAAATGGAGAACCTGC GGTGCTGGCAGCAGCGAACGGCGTTGGTGAACGACCTCCCGAAAGACTCTTAACGCGGTGGAAAAGATCTTTGGATCGTTGCGGCGAGTGTTGTCGCAGTATGAGGTGTCTTGCCTGTCGTACCAATCCCAAGGGATTAGCCTGGCCCGGAAAACATGCCAGGACAACCACCATTAAAAGGAACGAACAGCTTCCGGCGAACGCTGCGAGTGACAACGCTCCTCCTGGCTGTTGGCCGAGATTCAAGAACAGATGCAG GTGCAAACGGCTCAGGGAAATGAAATGTTGCTCAAGAAAATCGAGGATCGCACCTGCAGAGGCCACTGCTTGTTGTCCTCCGGAAAGGAAATTCGGTGCGATTTGTCGTCGGCTATTCGACAGCTGCAAATGCAAGAGAAACGCTGAAGCAGAACGCACAAGAAACATACGTGCCAAGCACAGTCTTACCAGCGTAGCACCGCCCCCCTTATCAGAG GAACCAAAAGCTAAGATACCGGATGTACTGGTGGAGCACAATTCTCTAATGCGTGGCGCCATTCCATGTCTACCTGTTCCTCTCGCCTGGTTTTGTCTCGTTTGGAACGTTCTACTGCCTGGTTCCG GTACCGTTTGGAGCGGAATTTTCAACTTATGCACAGGTCAGCCAAGATTCTCATCGGTGGCTGGGGTGAAATCGAGACTTGGGGCATTCGTGGTAAATCTGATGGTCGGGGTGGGTCAATTATTCACCGTTTTATTCTGCCTGGTTGGGTGGGGCTGGAGTATTTGGTGGGGCGTCACTCTGGTCCGTTTAGCCA GGAAATACAAGAGATTCAAGGCGTCCGAAGCAGCCATAAACGACCCGGAAGCGAGAGGCGAACCAGCTGCTTTACCCCCGGGTGTGCCGAGTCACGCGCTAAGAGGGATGGAACGTACGCGATAA